Below is a window of Haloterrigena alkaliphila DNA.
TGTTCAGCTCCTTGTCGGAGCTGCCGTAACCGTTTTCCTCGCGCTCCTCTTCTTCGGCGTCGTGGTTCTCTGGGACGTTGCACTGGCGCTTCGCAGCGTCGGGGACAAGATCGACAAACTGGAGGACAATATCGACGACGATCTGACGGATATCGGCCACTCACTGGACAACATGGCGAACGCGCCCGGCGGCGGCGGCGGTGGCGGCACGCAGTTGCACCTGAGCGGTGGCACGATCAGTTCCGGGCCGGGAGGAGCTCAGCCACAGGAGCAGGCCGCGCAGGGAGCAGGATCGCAGGCGACCGGCGGCCAGCAGCCTCAACAGCCCCACCAGCCCCAGCCACAACAGCACGCCCAGCAGCAGGGGCCGGTTCGACAGCCGTCACAGCGCGGTGACGCCAGCGCCGGCGCCGCCCCCGATGATCCCGGGGAGACGGAACCCGCCAGTACCGGCGGTCAAGCACAGGCTGAAGCCGCTGCCGAGGCGCGAACCCACGTCGACGCGGCCGATTCGGATCCGACCGACGCCGACCCGACGTCCGCCGAGGAACCGGACGAGGCGATGGACGTCGGGGAGACGGATTCACAAACAGCGGAACCGGAAGGCGAGGTCGAGACCGAGGCTGACGCCGACGAATCGGTGTCCGACTCGGCGGACCCGCGAGCGGAACGCAACCGCGGTCGATTCATCTCTTCACCCGATCGAACGGCGTGGTACGAAGTCTCGATCGATCCGAACGGAATCCGTGCGGCACAGCCGGCGATCGCCGGCGAGCTAACCGACGGATCGGACGCCGGCGTCGACGAGTCCGAGATCATCGCCGCGGGACCGGTCGACTCGGCCGACACGGCGGTTTCAGCCGACGAGACGGACGACTCGGACGCCGCCGGAGCCGACGTCTTCGCGTTCGACGAAGACGGAACGGCCGTCGAGACGGAGCCCACCGAGTCGACGTCGACCGAGAGCGACGAGGCCGAAGACGTCGCCGGCAACGGTGAACAGACGCCTGACAGCGATGCGGAGACGGACGACCACGACGAGGAGACGACGCTCGTCGGAGACGCCGTCGACGACTCCCCCGATTCCTCGAGCGAGGAAGCGCCGGCGGAAACGGATCTCGAGCCGGTCGGCGAGACCGACGTCGAAACGGTCGAGGAAGACGCAGATGACCGGGGCGACTCACTCGAGCGAGCCGGTGCTGAAACAACCGCAGTCGACACCACCACTGACGACGCGGACGACGCCGCTATTCACGACGACGACGCGGCCGAAGCCACCGACGACGCGGTTGAAACCACTGACGATGTGGACGACGACGCCGCGATCGGTCGAACGCTCGAGGAGGACGTGACGGCCTTCGAGTTCGACGACGACGAGGCGGACGAGGACGTGACGGTCGAAGAGGCCGTCAACACGATCAACGAGGACGCACCGGCCCCGGAACTCTCGAGCCACCAGTTCGACGTGACGGCGGAGGTCTACGGCGCCGACGAGGGCGACGGCGAGACGGACGGCGAGAGCGCCGTTCTGGTCTTCGAGTTCGACACGGACACCGTCGACATCAGCGGGTCGACGAAGCGACTCCTCCAGTACCAGATGCGAAGCTTCGCCGACCGCGACTCGACGCCGGAGGCCGACGTGACGATCGGACGGAACCGCATCGTCATCGAAGTCCACGACACGGACGGCAACGCCGTCAAACGCTGGGGCGACGCCGCCGTCAGCATCATCGATCGAACGCTGTACCTCTCCGACAACAGCTCCGACGATAGCTGATCCGGGTTCCGACGATCCGCTCGCTTCTCCCGCTCGAATTTTCCGACCACCGGTCGGGGCGATCCAATCGCTTTTAGTTCGCTCGGCCCCCTCGGACAGGTGTGCGAATCGAGAACAGTTTCATCCCCGTCCGCGGCGTCGGGGAAACCACCGAACGGAAACTCTGGCGGCGCGGCATCACGCACTGGGACGAGTTCGACGGCAGCGTCGTCGGCGAGACGCTGGCCGACCGCATCGAATCGTTCATCGAGGACGGGCGGACCCACCTCGAGCGCGGCGACGTCTCCGTCTTCGCCGAGCGACTGCCGGCCGCGAGCCGCTGGCGGTGCTACGAGAACGTCCGCGAGGAGACCTGCTTTCTGGACATCGAGACGACCGGGCTCGACGCCTCGTGTAACGACGTCACGACCGTCAGCGTCCACCGCGGCGGCGAGACGAAGACTTTCGTCAAGGATCGGGACCTGACGCCCGAGCGCCTCGAGACCGAACTCGAGGCGTCGTCGCTGCTGGTCACGTTCAACGGCCAGCGGTTCGACGTCCCCTTCCTCGAGACCTGCTACGATATCGACGTGACGACGCCCCACGTCGATCTCATGTACCCCTGCAAGAAGCTCGGCCTCGACGGCGGGCTGAAGGCGATCGAACGCGACCTCGGGATCGACCGGGACATGCCGGACATCAGCGGCCGCGACGCGGTCCGTCTCTGGCGCGAGTACGAGCGCGGCGACGAGGGTGCCCTCGAGACGCTCG
It encodes the following:
- a CDS encoding AAA family ATPase is translated as MVLWDVALALRSVGDKIDKLEDNIDDDLTDIGHSLDNMANAPGGGGGGGTQLHLSGGTISSGPGGAQPQEQAAQGAGSQATGGQQPQQPHQPQPQQHAQQQGPVRQPSQRGDASAGAAPDDPGETEPASTGGQAQAEAAAEARTHVDAADSDPTDADPTSAEEPDEAMDVGETDSQTAEPEGEVETEADADESVSDSADPRAERNRGRFISSPDRTAWYEVSIDPNGIRAAQPAIAGELTDGSDAGVDESEIIAAGPVDSADTAVSADETDDSDAAGADVFAFDEDGTAVETEPTESTSTESDEAEDVAGNGEQTPDSDAETDDHDEETTLVGDAVDDSPDSSSEEAPAETDLEPVGETDVETVEEDADDRGDSLERAGAETTAVDTTTDDADDAAIHDDDAAEATDDAVETTDDVDDDAAIGRTLEEDVTAFEFDDDEADEDVTVEEAVNTINEDAPAPELSSHQFDVTAEVYGADEGDGETDGESAVLVFEFDTDTVDISGSTKRLLQYQMRSFADRDSTPEADVTIGRNRIVIEVHDTDGNAVKRWGDAAVSIIDRTLYLSDNSSDDS
- a CDS encoding ribonuclease H-like domain-containing protein yields the protein MRIENSFIPVRGVGETTERKLWRRGITHWDEFDGSVVGETLADRIESFIEDGRTHLERGDVSVFAERLPAASRWRCYENVREETCFLDIETTGLDASCNDVTTVSVHRGGETKTFVKDRDLTPERLETELEASSLLVTFNGQRFDVPFLETCYDIDVTTPHVDLMYPCKKLGLDGGLKAIERDLGIDRDMPDISGRDAVRLWREYERGDEGALETLVEYNRADTRNMEPLLEIVTDRLHETVFEAACAGD